The following are from one region of the Rhodocyclaceae bacterium genome:
- a CDS encoding tyrosine--tRNA ligase gives MTAPVESQLALLGRGAVDLISRVDLAERLRTGRPLRVKAGFDPTAPDLHLGHTVLLTKLRQFQELGHHVIFLIGDFTGMIGDPTGKSATRPPLTREQVAANAETYRQQVFRVLDASRTEVAFNSTWFDRMSAADMIRLAGAHTVARMLERDDFSKRYRSEQPIAIHEFLYPLVQGYDSVALRADVELGGTDQTFNLLMGRELQRQHGQAPQVVLTMPLLEGLDGVNKMSKSLGNYIGITDAPADMFGKLMSISDELMWRYLELLSLQPTDVISRWRAEVADGRNPREVKVELGREIVTRFHGEAAAVAAIEAFDARFRRDEVPADLVEIEIAAGASGMAIPTLLKAAGLVSSTSDAIRLIGQGAVKVDGERLEDKGRVLAQGASALLQVGKRRFARIRLG, from the coding sequence ATCACTGCCCCGGTCGAGTCGCAACTGGCGCTGCTCGGGCGAGGGGCGGTCGACCTCATTTCGCGCGTAGACCTGGCGGAGCGGCTGCGTACCGGACGTCCGTTGCGCGTCAAGGCCGGCTTCGACCCGACCGCTCCGGATCTGCACCTCGGCCACACCGTGCTTCTCACCAAGCTGCGGCAGTTCCAGGAGCTGGGCCACCACGTCATCTTCCTGATCGGTGACTTCACCGGAATGATCGGCGACCCGACCGGCAAGTCGGCGACCCGGCCCCCGCTGACCCGCGAGCAGGTCGCCGCCAATGCCGAGACCTACCGGCAGCAGGTGTTCCGGGTGCTCGACGCTTCGCGCACCGAGGTGGCGTTCAATTCCACCTGGTTCGACCGGATGAGCGCGGCCGACATGATCCGGCTGGCCGGCGCCCATACCGTGGCGCGGATGCTCGAGCGTGACGATTTCAGCAAGCGCTACCGGAGCGAGCAGCCGATCGCGATCCACGAGTTCCTCTATCCGCTGGTCCAGGGGTACGACTCGGTGGCGTTGCGCGCCGACGTGGAGCTGGGCGGCACCGACCAGACGTTCAACCTTCTGATGGGCCGTGAACTGCAGCGCCAGCATGGGCAGGCGCCGCAGGTCGTGCTGACCATGCCGTTGCTGGAAGGCCTGGACGGCGTGAACAAGATGTCCAAGTCGCTGGGCAACTACATCGGGATCACCGACGCACCCGCTGACATGTTCGGCAAGCTGATGTCGATCTCGGACGAACTGATGTGGCGCTACCTCGAACTCCTGTCGCTGCAGCCCACCGATGTCATTTCACGCTGGCGCGCCGAGGTGGCCGACGGCCGCAACCCGCGCGAGGTGAAGGTCGAGCTGGGGCGCGAGATCGTTACCCGCTTCCACGGAGAGGCAGCTGCGGTAGCAGCGATCGAGGCCTTCGATGCCCGCTTCCGTCGTGACGAAGTCCCCGCTGACCTGGTCGAGATCGAGATCGCTGCCGGCGCTTCGGGCATGGCCATCCCCACGCTGCTCAAGGCAGCCGGGCTCGTCTCGAGCACCTCGGACGCGATCCGCCTGATCGGGCAGGGCGCCGTGAAGGTCGACGGCGAACGCCTCGAGGACAAGGGCCGTGTGCTCGCCCAGGGGGCGAGTGCGCTGTTGCAGGTGGGCAAG